In Pedobacter heparinus DSM 2366, the following are encoded in one genomic region:
- a CDS encoding RagB/SusD family nutrient uptake outer membrane protein: MMKIKLTNLLLMFFALATIALSSCKKSLMENAEDFVTPDQFFKNENQCIAALNGCYIPFNAIFTSGLMLANEGGTDLGFLNSSAIDQRFEISPANPGMGRNLWTNCYQGVMYCNSAIQGIEKSPVSDTRKQALIAEGVTLRAMYYYILTSTFGDVPYYTDAVSSLEVLDKVAKLGRMSAFETRKTIISDLQKYAPSLPAKRTSDVPGNRISGPMANMLIAKMAVWNKDYETGLAAAKEIQKIYGQLLQYPLTDTYFRNKNTPESIFEVQFTWSVSGLKKTTNIACFFTPSKTASQAVYDGVTIPELGATANPYTPVTPTEYFMSLYDVYDPRREIILAYTYNGVFFKRPMSANGTGKPWMGPKFWCPGMDNASDGNNQKVFRYADALLLMAECANETGDANLAMSSINEVKERASALYKLTAYPGKEAFFEELKKERARELMGEYTRKWDLVRWGTFYEAVKATSATEFSVINDNLRPYHEYYPISDSEVSRSEGRLSNPKYTGN, encoded by the coding sequence ATGATGAAAATAAAACTTACTAACCTGTTGCTGATGTTTTTTGCACTTGCTACAATAGCGCTAAGTTCATGTAAAAAATCGTTGATGGAAAATGCTGAGGATTTTGTTACACCCGATCAGTTTTTCAAGAACGAGAATCAATGTATAGCTGCCTTAAATGGCTGCTATATTCCTTTTAACGCTATTTTTACATCTGGATTGATGTTGGCCAACGAGGGGGGCACCGACCTTGGATTTTTAAATTCCTCTGCTATAGATCAGAGATTTGAAATTTCACCAGCCAATCCTGGTATGGGCAGAAATCTATGGACCAATTGTTATCAGGGGGTGATGTATTGCAATTCTGCGATACAGGGTATCGAAAAATCACCTGTCAGCGATACGCGTAAACAGGCTTTGATTGCAGAAGGAGTAACACTCAGGGCCATGTACTATTATATCCTTACCTCAACCTTTGGCGATGTACCTTATTATACAGATGCAGTATCATCGCTTGAAGTATTGGATAAGGTAGCTAAACTTGGAAGGATGAGTGCTTTTGAAACCCGTAAAACGATAATTTCAGATCTTCAGAAATATGCACCCAGTCTCCCTGCCAAAAGAACTTCTGATGTACCCGGAAACCGGATTTCCGGCCCCATGGCCAATATGCTGATCGCTAAAATGGCCGTTTGGAATAAAGATTACGAAACGGGCCTGGCAGCAGCTAAAGAAATCCAGAAAATTTACGGACAGCTCTTACAATACCCGCTAACAGATACTTATTTCCGGAACAAGAATACGCCGGAATCTATTTTTGAGGTACAGTTTACATGGTCGGTATCGGGGCTTAAAAAGACTACCAATATTGCTTGCTTTTTTACACCAAGTAAAACAGCTTCCCAGGCAGTTTATGATGGTGTTACCATCCCGGAGTTGGGTGCTACAGCAAATCCCTATACACCAGTAACCCCTACAGAATATTTCATGTCCCTTTATGACGTGTATGATCCGCGTCGTGAAATTATCCTGGCTTATACTTATAACGGCGTTTTTTTTAAAAGACCGATGAGTGCTAATGGGACCGGAAAGCCATGGATGGGGCCTAAATTCTGGTGCCCGGGTATGGACAATGCTTCTGATGGAAATAACCAGAAGGTGTTCAGGTATGCGGATGCTTTATTACTGATGGCAGAATGTGCCAACGAAACAGGAGACGCCAACTTGGCTATGTCAAGTATAAACGAGGTGAAAGAACGGGCATCGGCCCTTTATAAGTTAACTGCCTATCCGGGCAAAGAAGCGTTTTTTGAGGAGTTAAAAAAAGAAAGGGCCAGAGAACTCATGGGCGAATATACCCGCAAGTGGGATCTGGTGCGTTGGGGTACTTTTTACGAGGCCGTAAAGGCCACCTCGGCAACAGAATTTTCTGTCATTAACGATAATTTAAGGCCTTATCATGAATATTATCCAATCTCAGATAGTGAGGTGTCAAGATCTGAAGGCAGATTGAGCAACCCGAAGTATACAGGCAATTAG
- a CDS encoding endonuclease/exonuclease/phosphatase family protein, producing MKKLKTIFLLLALIMTCSGLQVFAQHKLRVISYNILEGMKNDTTKGKQVFVNWVKSYAPDILALQECNKFTQLSLEEMAARYGHPYAILVKTTGYPVGITSKYPIVDVQKITDNMTHGFIVCKIKDLNVIVLHLNPHKYRKRREEIGEILGTMAVAPVRKRWMIMGDFNSFSPLDKDNYQDGDALKSLQEAAKKYSYHDNLVDGKSLDFQVQQQILDFGLKDAGKIVEPGGIPKRRIDYIYVSKDLIKKVTTAHFIRDDFTAGYSDHKPVIMEFKHTN from the coding sequence ATGAAGAAATTAAAAACCATCTTTTTGCTGTTGGCACTCATCATGACCTGCAGCGGTCTTCAAGTATTTGCCCAGCATAAATTAAGGGTTATCAGTTATAATATCCTGGAAGGTATGAAAAATGATACCACCAAAGGTAAGCAGGTATTTGTAAACTGGGTAAAATCTTATGCACCTGATATTCTGGCACTGCAGGAATGTAATAAATTTACCCAGCTGTCCCTCGAGGAAATGGCTGCCAGATATGGACATCCGTATGCGATATTGGTCAAGACAACAGGATATCCTGTTGGTATTACTTCAAAATATCCTATTGTGGATGTGCAGAAGATTACAGACAATATGACCCATGGTTTTATTGTCTGTAAAATTAAAGATCTGAACGTGATCGTATTGCATCTTAATCCACATAAATACAGAAAAAGACGGGAAGAGATCGGGGAAATACTTGGTACTATGGCCGTAGCCCCGGTACGGAAAAGATGGATGATTATGGGGGATTTCAATTCTTTTAGTCCTTTGGATAAAGACAATTATCAAGATGGCGATGCATTGAAAAGTTTACAGGAAGCTGCCAAAAAATACAGTTATCATGATAATCTGGTAGATGGGAAATCCCTGGATTTTCAGGTGCAGCAGCAAATTCTGGATTTTGGGCTGAAAGATGCTGGTAAAATCGTAGAACCGGGCGGTATTCCAAAAAGAAGGATTGATTATATATATGTAAGTAAAGATTTGATCAAGAAAGTAACAACTGCCCATTTCATCAGGGATGATTTTACCGCAGGTTATTCCGACCATAAGCCAGTTATTATGGAATTTAAACATACAAATTAA
- a CDS encoding BACON domain-containing protein, which translates to MKVISLYKAIKATISFVLLAILFSAVFYGCKKDDTEFKTSLSIDRRIVRVADTAASTRILVYADGNWNLQIKGDASWVKLDRESGSGKGEFQATVQSNTGNLPRSVTIVVTADHKTDTISLQQRGLVPAINITDANANGIANGGVMKTAIVTNVPFNLMQHAEIYDVAGGTGWISNMDIKGTNLVFTLGQNTSDQPRQAVLRLSYLDALGTLTKDSIVVKQNPKGGYDNALLKDFAYVKTALAAGPITEDIYIEGVIVSDKGNPNMGQNANSATNKHVVDKNENSITSYIQSLDGKSGFRIRAKTGGDNIFGRNEIVRLWLKGVTLKKETNPARVTLDQVQSINVMSKVASSGPVLPREMYMKDLTDEDVYTYVKLKQVEVSIPNGSFFNINEGYILRTDEYPLNIRDIDGNSMYMLTNIDVPYRRDGNHVPEGSGNIGGIVVHEELPRYGGNIGKYSIRHVTREDIDLRQDRNDGFSNVLVEWSRFKTENAVGPTAAKNPLTPDIGTGTLTQSLKSPLDFTAPNGIITTSDFNGLLIESTTVKGIIGNGAWYCNKWWDDAKNTGAWWLITTSTTGITKPISMQIEGTSNIGGPTNFIAEWSATGTDSGTWNLLSEYTLQDQVDYTNTLLTQVPGCKGLNFQFPLAASGLTNLYIRLRVKNKTVGNSTSPSGGTLAATGITRLGHVSIKYNK; encoded by the coding sequence ATGAAAGTAATTTCGTTATATAAAGCAATAAAGGCCACTATATCCTTTGTGCTATTGGCCATATTGTTTAGTGCAGTTTTTTATGGCTGTAAGAAAGATGATACAGAGTTTAAAACCAGTCTTTCCATTGACAGAAGGATCGTCCGAGTTGCAGATACAGCTGCGAGTACGCGGATACTGGTGTATGCCGATGGTAACTGGAATTTACAAATTAAAGGTGATGCATCCTGGGTAAAATTAGACCGTGAATCAGGAAGCGGAAAAGGGGAGTTCCAGGCCACTGTACAAAGCAATACAGGGAACCTGCCACGTTCAGTTACTATTGTTGTTACTGCCGATCATAAAACCGATACCATCAGCTTACAACAAAGAGGCTTGGTGCCTGCAATCAATATCACAGATGCAAACGCTAATGGAATTGCCAACGGGGGTGTCATGAAAACTGCAATAGTAACCAATGTGCCCTTTAACCTGATGCAGCATGCTGAGATTTATGATGTTGCAGGCGGAACAGGTTGGATCTCCAACATGGATATCAAGGGCACCAATCTTGTCTTTACACTGGGTCAAAATACTTCGGATCAGCCTCGCCAGGCGGTATTGCGATTGTCCTATCTGGATGCGTTGGGTACACTTACCAAAGATTCTATCGTTGTTAAACAAAATCCTAAAGGTGGTTATGATAACGCGCTGTTAAAAGACTTTGCCTACGTGAAAACTGCCTTGGCTGCAGGCCCGATTACCGAGGATATTTATATTGAAGGGGTAATTGTTAGTGATAAGGGCAATCCGAATATGGGTCAGAACGCCAATAGTGCCACGAACAAACATGTGGTAGATAAGAATGAAAACAGCATTACTTCCTATATTCAAAGCCTGGATGGAAAATCGGGTTTCCGGATCAGGGCCAAAACAGGTGGTGATAATATTTTTGGCCGTAACGAGATAGTCCGGCTCTGGCTGAAAGGTGTTACGCTCAAAAAGGAAACAAACCCTGCCCGTGTAACGCTGGACCAGGTACAATCTATCAATGTCATGTCTAAAGTTGCTTCGTCAGGACCTGTTTTACCAAGGGAAATGTATATGAAGGATTTAACCGATGAAGATGTGTATACCTACGTAAAATTAAAGCAGGTAGAGGTCAGTATACCCAATGGAAGCTTCTTCAATATCAATGAAGGATATATTTTAAGAACAGACGAATATCCTTTGAATATTAGGGATATTGATGGAAATAGCATGTATATGCTGACCAATATAGATGTCCCGTATCGCAGGGATGGCAACCACGTGCCGGAAGGATCCGGCAATATTGGTGGCATTGTAGTGCATGAGGAACTTCCACGTTATGGCGGCAATATTGGAAAATATTCCATCAGGCATGTTACGCGTGAGGATATCGATTTGAGGCAAGACCGTAATGATGGTTTTTCCAATGTACTGGTAGAGTGGAGCAGGTTTAAAACAGAAAATGCAGTGGGGCCCACAGCTGCAAAGAACCCCTTAACACCAGATATCGGTACGGGTACATTAACCCAAAGTCTAAAATCTCCACTCGATTTTACTGCTCCCAACGGTATCATTACTACTTCTGATTTTAACGGGCTGCTGATCGAGTCAACCACGGTTAAAGGAATTATTGGAAATGGGGCATGGTATTGTAATAAATGGTGGGACGATGCAAAAAATACTGGTGCATGGTGGCTAATTACAACCTCAACTACCGGAATTACCAAACCTATATCTATGCAAATAGAGGGCACCAGCAACATTGGCGGACCAACCAACTTCATTGCCGAGTGGTCCGCCACCGGTACAGATTCAGGCACATGGAACTTATTGTCAGAGTACACGCTGCAGGACCAGGTAGATTACACCAATACCCTGTTAACACAAGTGCCCGGCTGCAAAGGTTTGAATTTTCAGTTCCCGCTGGCCGCTTCAGGTTTAACCAATCTGTACATCAGGCTTAGGGTTAAAAACAAAACGGTCGGTAATTCTACATCACCCTCGGGCGGAACGCTTGCCGCTACTGGTATAACCAGGTTAGGTCACGTTTCTATTAAATACAATAAATAA
- a CDS encoding SGNH/GDSL hydrolase family protein → MKKKMLIGLIVAIAFCRSTRLLAQTDSIVYTNASSLYMSGKLFNTANPYQRIDTAKYPTLPAPVKRLLTHSAGLAICFSSNSTSISAKWCINKPLSYSNMTTINSQGLNLYVQNKGKWQFAGVAKPDNKKCAQAVIVENMAKGEKKFMLYLPTYNELSSLEIGVAPGSSIKSTANVFKKRIAVYGSSVTQGASASRSGLAYPAMLSRHFGYDFINIGMSGSAKMEPAVVAMVNDVEADAYLLDCIPNASVQQIKDRTLNMVVAIQKAHPGKPIILLNSISREQGFVDVKMGAKVLAQNKAVDSIANILLTRHTRDFYFIDVKDFFGDDHEASTDYAHPNDLGNYRFVQKLQPIIAAIFKKYF, encoded by the coding sequence TTGAAAAAAAAAATGTTAATAGGCCTGATCGTAGCAATCGCCTTCTGCCGCTCTACCCGTTTACTGGCACAGACGGACAGCATTGTTTACACAAATGCCAGCAGCCTGTATATGTCGGGCAAGTTGTTTAATACTGCCAATCCTTATCAGCGAATTGATACAGCAAAATATCCAACTTTACCGGCACCTGTTAAAAGATTGCTTACCCATTCGGCCGGACTGGCCATTTGCTTCAGCAGCAACAGCACATCCATATCGGCAAAATGGTGTATAAATAAGCCGCTTAGCTATAGCAACATGACTACAATAAATAGCCAGGGCTTAAACCTTTATGTGCAAAACAAAGGCAAATGGCAGTTTGCAGGGGTAGCCAAACCCGATAACAAGAAATGTGCACAAGCAGTTATTGTGGAAAATATGGCCAAAGGAGAGAAAAAATTTATGCTATACTTACCTACCTATAATGAACTAAGTAGTCTTGAGATAGGCGTGGCGCCTGGAAGCAGCATCAAGTCTACAGCCAATGTGTTTAAAAAACGTATCGCAGTTTATGGATCGAGTGTTACCCAGGGAGCATCTGCCAGTCGTTCAGGTTTGGCCTACCCGGCCATGCTTTCCCGTCATTTTGGTTACGACTTTATCAATATCGGCATGAGCGGAAGTGCTAAAATGGAACCTGCTGTAGTTGCTATGGTAAATGATGTGGAAGCTGATGCATATTTATTGGATTGTATTCCGAACGCATCTGTACAGCAAATAAAAGACCGTACTTTAAATATGGTGGTGGCGATTCAGAAAGCACACCCGGGCAAACCGATCATATTACTGAATAGTATTAGCCGCGAACAAGGATTTGTTGATGTGAAAATGGGAGCCAAAGTTTTAGCCCAAAACAAGGCTGTCGACAGCATTGCCAACATCCTGCTTACCAGACATACCAGAGATTTTTATTTTATTGATGTCAAAGATTTTTTTGGTGATGATCATGAGGCCTCAACAGATTATGCGCACCCTAATGATCTCGGCAATTACAGGTTTGTACAAAAACTGCAGCCCATAATTGCAGCTATCTTTAAAAAGTACTTCTGA
- a CDS encoding family 20 glycosylhydrolase, which translates to MKTRVYLVLLLLACLYSKAQDKTSTIIPAPVKITVSKGIYHLTQSTPVTFSGFKQVPAGLKEFATKTLWFKAAATNVKHSSNKGLMVVLDKTIQLPDEGYRLSVNASGIKIVSDTEKGLFYGLQTLLQLIPDEGSALSFTEIEDYPRYSYRGLHLDVGRHLFPVSFIKQYIDLLAQYKLNTFHWHLTEDQGWRIEIKKYPKLTTVGGFREQTLIGKLRTKPEVYDSIRYGGFYTQKEVREIVAYAASKYVVVIPEIEMPGHSLAALSAYPQFACGDDPGPFKAAQTWGIFPDVYCAGKEETFKFLEDILDEVMSLFPAKYIHIGGDECPKDRWKTCRYCQKRIRDLGLKDEHELQSYFIQRMEKYVNSKGKKIIGWDEILEGGLAKNAVVMSWRGTKGGIAAAQQDHDVIMTPGAFLYFNYTENKADEGPLTHGSFLPLSKVYSYNPTPENLSPLQQKRIIGVQANLWSEYIATPDKALYMLLPRLFALSEVAWTMPQNKSWINFSEKKLTVHLAKLDKTGTMFHVPSPIGAKDTTITAATYLLDYKVPVKGAKIYYTINGYFPYQTDYLYKGPVIINVPPSQERIIKSVVITPSGKRSSTVTVHVVNQQNVKQSSSAPKRLRIGYSIPIDKITPESMAYAKANGIACIETFLGPYVDTARNFKFTDEQITAKIKAAKKAADDAGIEIWSVHMLFGKRIDISLPDEAERQKVMELHKKILGFCSILKPKLILFHPSWYLGLNERELRKSQMIKSAVEMNKVVKAINATLVIENMLGPELLVDARRERPLCRTVEETVEIMNRLPADIYSAIDLNHIKNPERLIDAMGERVKTLHVADGTGRAENHFFPCSGQGQNDWVAIFTALAKVNYNGPFMYESAYKDAKDFKSCYETLYQSFERSLQVKKE; encoded by the coding sequence ATGAAAACAAGAGTATACTTAGTTTTATTGCTTTTAGCCTGTCTTTACAGTAAAGCGCAGGACAAGACATCAACTATTATTCCAGCCCCGGTTAAAATTACAGTCAGTAAGGGTATTTATCACTTAACCCAAAGTACGCCGGTAACATTTAGTGGCTTTAAACAAGTGCCGGCGGGATTAAAGGAATTTGCCACTAAAACCCTGTGGTTTAAGGCTGCAGCTACAAACGTTAAACATAGTTCAAATAAAGGACTTATGGTTGTCCTGGATAAAACTATTCAGCTGCCGGATGAAGGCTACCGGTTGTCTGTAAATGCCAGTGGTATCAAAATAGTATCTGATACCGAAAAGGGTTTGTTTTATGGCTTGCAAACCTTATTGCAGCTCATCCCCGATGAGGGAAGCGCCCTATCTTTCACCGAAATAGAAGATTACCCGCGTTACAGTTACCGGGGCCTGCACCTGGATGTAGGCAGGCATTTATTTCCGGTCAGTTTTATCAAACAATATATTGATTTACTGGCCCAGTATAAACTAAACACTTTTCACTGGCATTTAACAGAGGATCAGGGCTGGCGGATAGAAATTAAAAAATATCCAAAACTAACCACTGTTGGGGGATTTCGTGAGCAAACCCTGATTGGTAAATTAAGGACGAAACCCGAAGTATATGACAGCATCCGTTACGGTGGTTTTTATACTCAAAAAGAGGTACGTGAGATAGTTGCTTATGCGGCGTCAAAGTATGTTGTCGTGATTCCTGAAATTGAAATGCCCGGGCATTCCCTGGCAGCATTGTCTGCCTATCCTCAATTTGCTTGTGGTGATGACCCGGGACCTTTCAAGGCTGCTCAGACATGGGGAATATTTCCTGATGTTTACTGCGCAGGCAAGGAAGAAACATTTAAGTTCCTGGAAGATATATTGGACGAGGTGATGTCACTTTTCCCGGCAAAATACATACATATTGGCGGTGATGAATGCCCTAAAGACCGATGGAAAACCTGCAGGTATTGTCAAAAAAGGATTAGGGACTTGGGTTTAAAAGACGAGCATGAGTTGCAATCATACTTTATTCAACGGATGGAAAAATATGTGAACAGCAAAGGTAAGAAGATTATAGGCTGGGATGAGATATTGGAAGGTGGATTGGCAAAAAATGCTGTAGTAATGAGCTGGCGCGGTACCAAAGGTGGTATTGCTGCTGCACAGCAGGACCATGATGTGATCATGACCCCCGGTGCTTTTTTATATTTCAATTATACGGAGAACAAAGCCGATGAGGGTCCGTTAACTCATGGTTCTTTTTTACCCTTAAGTAAAGTTTATTCCTACAATCCAACGCCTGAAAATCTAAGTCCATTGCAGCAAAAACGCATTATAGGTGTGCAGGCTAACCTGTGGTCGGAATATATAGCAACGCCAGACAAGGCACTATACATGCTGCTGCCAAGACTTTTTGCCTTGTCTGAAGTCGCATGGACCATGCCACAGAACAAAAGCTGGATTAATTTCTCCGAGAAGAAATTAACTGTCCATCTGGCAAAGCTGGATAAAACTGGCACTATGTTTCATGTACCCAGCCCCATAGGAGCGAAGGATACAACAATAACGGCTGCTACTTATCTGCTGGATTATAAAGTCCCGGTAAAGGGCGCAAAAATTTACTATACGATTAATGGTTATTTTCCATACCAAACAGATTATTTATATAAGGGGCCTGTAATTATAAATGTACCACCAAGTCAGGAAAGAATTATCAAGTCGGTCGTAATTACACCTTCGGGTAAACGCAGCAGCACGGTTACAGTGCATGTTGTGAATCAGCAAAACGTTAAGCAAAGTTCATCTGCACCAAAACGTTTACGTATAGGATATTCTATCCCCATTGATAAAATTACCCCGGAAAGTATGGCTTATGCCAAGGCTAACGGAATAGCTTGTATTGAAACCTTTTTGGGGCCATATGTCGATACCGCCAGAAATTTTAAGTTTACAGATGAGCAGATAACCGCAAAAATTAAGGCAGCAAAAAAGGCAGCAGATGATGCGGGGATAGAAATATGGTCGGTGCATATGTTATTTGGTAAACGAATAGACATTTCGCTGCCGGATGAGGCTGAACGTCAAAAAGTGATGGAATTGCACAAAAAAATACTTGGTTTTTGCAGTATCCTTAAACCCAAACTCATCCTGTTTCATCCAAGCTGGTATCTTGGCCTTAACGAACGCGAGTTGCGTAAAAGTCAGATGATTAAATCGGCAGTCGAAATGAATAAGGTAGTGAAAGCCATAAATGCCACTTTGGTAATAGAGAATATGCTGGGTCCTGAATTACTGGTAGATGCAAGGCGGGAACGACCGTTATGCCGCACTGTAGAGGAAACTGTAGAGATCATGAACAGATTGCCTGCGGATATCTATTCGGCTATAGACCTTAACCATATTAAAAATCCTGAGCGGTTGATAGATGCCATGGGTGAACGTGTAAAGACGCTACATGTTGCAGATGGAACAGGCAGGGCGGAAAACCATTTTTTCCCATGTAGTGGGCAAGGGCAAAACGATTGGGTAGCCATATTTACAGCACTTGCTAAAGTAAACTATAATGGCCCCTTTATGTATGAGTCTGCTTATAAAGATGCGAAAGATTTTAAGTCCTGCTATGAAACGCTGTATCAATCCTTTGAGCGGTCACTTCAGGTTAAGAAAGAGTGA
- a CDS encoding DUF2911 domain-containing protein — protein MKTMFKTMLVLAIAAALTNDLQAQGLKMPQPSTAQTITQNFGLGKITLNYSRPNVKGRKIFGAMEPYGTVWRTGANSATVISFTEPVKIEGKELPAGDYGLFTIPGKDEWTVIFNKGAKQWGAYEYKEAEDVLRVKVKAIKLKDKVETFTMQFANVLPATAQLQLMWENTAVNVELSTEIDATVMASIDEAMKGEKKPYFQAAQYYYSNGKDLNKALEWINAAEAADGKAPWIKLWKGRIQLKMGDKVGATKSATAGLQLATEMKNQEYVRLHTELLNEAKK, from the coding sequence ATGAAAACAATGTTTAAAACCATGCTGGTGCTGGCAATTGCAGCAGCACTGACTAATGATCTTCAGGCGCAGGGCTTAAAAATGCCCCAACCCAGTACGGCTCAGACCATTACCCAAAACTTTGGTTTAGGTAAGATCACCCTGAACTATTCACGCCCCAATGTTAAAGGCCGCAAGATATTTGGCGCTATGGAACCTTATGGAACGGTATGGCGTACCGGCGCAAATTCTGCTACTGTGATCAGTTTTACAGAACCTGTTAAAATTGAAGGTAAAGAATTGCCTGCCGGAGATTATGGCTTGTTTACCATCCCTGGTAAAGATGAGTGGACAGTGATCTTTAATAAAGGCGCCAAACAATGGGGTGCTTATGAATATAAGGAAGCAGAAGATGTACTGAGGGTAAAAGTTAAAGCCATTAAATTAAAAGATAAAGTAGAAACCTTTACCATGCAGTTTGCAAACGTATTGCCTGCCACTGCGCAATTGCAGCTAATGTGGGAAAATACGGCTGTAAATGTGGAATTAAGTACTGAAATTGATGCCACGGTAATGGCAAGTATAGACGAAGCGATGAAAGGCGAGAAAAAACCTTATTTCCAGGCTGCCCAATATTACTATTCGAATGGCAAGGATTTAAACAAAGCTTTAGAATGGATCAATGCTGCCGAAGCCGCCGATGGCAAAGCACCATGGATTAAATTATGGAAAGGACGCATCCAGCTGAAAATGGGTGATAAAGTTGGTGCAACAAAATCTGCAACTGCTGGATTGCAGCTGGCTACAGAAATGAAAAACCAGGAATATGTGCGCCTGCATACTGAATTGTTGAACGAAGCAAAGAAATAG